A region of the Candidatus Kuenenbacteria bacterium genome:
AATATTTTTTCTATGCTGGAGCCGAATTTTTTGGCGATGCTGCCAAGGGTGTCACCAGACTTTATATTGTAGGTAACGCCATTGGTCGGTAGGATGGAGAGTTTTTCTCCCGGTCGGATATAGCTGCCAATAGAGAGGTTGTTTTCCCAAAGAAGGGTGTTGATAGAAATATTGAAGCGGCTGGCAATACTCCCCAAGGTGTCACCAGCCTGTACTGTATATGTTTGGATGGTGTTACCTTGGTTGGCAGGAACAGTGCCTCCGTTTTCGGTGAAGGGAGAAATGTTTGATTTTATCAAAGCCTCACCAGACTGCGAGAGGAGGGCGAGAGACTTGTTTTCGGGGCTGGTTTCCTGGGTATCTATTTTTTTTCTACTTTCCAAAGTATCAAGCTGACTCAAAATAGTTTCTGTTTTTGGATAGCCGGACTCTTTTTTATTTAAGTTTGATTTTTCAACAATTTCTTCTTCGTTTTCTGGGATAAAAATTTTGGCCAAAATACTATTTTTATTAAATTCGTCGGCATAAGCGTTTTTGGTCGAAAGGTTTGTGATAATAATAAGTAAAAAGATTATTAAGAGAATAGTGTGAACAATATATTTTTGACGAAAAGATTTTTTGTACTCAACAAGTTGTTGGCTCAGGGTGTCCTCAAAAAATATTTTTTTTATTTTTTTTTCTAAAAATAAAAAAACCTTATAAAAAGGTACAAGAATTTTTCTAAAAAACACAAGCCACAAGTTTTTGCCAAGCAAGGAGGTTATTTTTAAAAAAAACCTGGAAAATAGGGAAGCAAGTTGGCTGAATATTTTTAGCATAAAGAATTAACAAATTGGTGCCTAGCCATGACAATTCGTTGGTATTTAGCGTATCAAAAAAGGCAAATTTAGTAAAGCTTAATAAATTTGATTTTGGACAAAGTAAGTGATAAGATAAAGGACACTGGAGCATAAAAACATTAAAACACGAAAGCATAAAATATATGGAGAAATATAATCCACAACTAATAGAACCCAAGTGGCAAATAATTTGGGAAGAACAAAAATTATTTCGAGCTAAAGAGTCTGCCTCTTCGGCCGATGGGGATGAAAATAAAAAGAAATTTTATGGGTTGATAGAGTTCCCGTATCCTTCTGGCGATGGTCTGCATACTGGGCATTTGCGATCTAATACCGCCATGGATATTATTGCGAGGAAGAGACGGATGCAGGGCTATAGCGTGTTATATCCGATTGGTTTTGACGCGTTTGGCTTGCCCACAGAAAATTATGCCATCAAGAAAAAAATAAAACCCCAAGAGGCAACAGCTAAAAATATTGCCACTTTTACCAAACAGCTGAAAGAAGCTGGTTTTTCTTTTGATTGGAGCCGGTCATTTTCCACCACCGATGAGGATTATTATAAATGGACGCAGTGGATTTTTGTACAGATGTTTAAGCACGGTTTGGCTGAAAAGAAAAAAGAAACAATTAATTGGTGTACTTCATGCAAGATTGGTTTGGCCAATGAAGAGGTGGTGAATGGAGTGTGCGAAAGATGTGGGGGCGAGGTAATAAAAAAGGATAAAGAGCAGTGGGTTTTGAAAATTACCCAATATGCTGATCGGTTGATTGAAGATTTGGATTTGGTAAATTATTTGGAGCGAATAAAGACACAACAGATAAACTGGATAGGAAAAAGTGAAGGTGCATCTATAAAATTTCCAATTTTTAATTTCCAATTTCCAAATAAATCTCAAATCTCAAATTCCAACAACCAAGATTATTTAGAGGTGTTTACGACTAGACCAGATACTTTGTTTGGTGTGACTTTTATGGTGGTGGCACCGGAACATTCAATTATCAAAAATCAATTAGCAATTATCAATAACAAAGAAGAGGTTTTGAATTATATTGAAGAGGCAAAAAATAAATCAGAATTAGAGCGAACAGATTTAAATAAAGAAAAAACTGGTGTAGAAATAAAAGGCATTAAAGCGATCAATCCAGTCAATGGTAAAGAGATTCCGATTTTTGTGGCAGATTATGTGGTGATGGGATATGGTACAGGCGCCATTATGGCCGTGCCAGCGCATGATGAAAGAGATTTTGAGTTTGCGAAGAAGTATGGGATAGAAATAAAGCAGGTGGTGGCGTTAAAATTTGATGATTATAAAAGGACTATAAAAGTATTAGAGGCATTAAAAGAAATTCAAGATAAGGCCACAGAGCAAAAGTTGGACATCTGGTTGTTGGGTGGTTTGGCTTCTGCTTTTGTGGCGCGAACGATATATCGGGTGCATGAAGATTTGGATTTGATCGTAAAAAATGATAGTGATTTGAACCGACTGAAAGATCTTTTGCTTAATTTGGGTTATATCTTTGAAGGTGAACAAAATTACGAGGATGATACGCAGCTTTTTGATTTTAGATCGTCTAGCGGGGTCAAGGTTCAGATTGGCAAAAATCAGGGTAAGTTAGGAATTGAAAATGGTGATTTTATAAATACCAGGCTGGAGCTGGCGGGTGTGACGTCTTTGGTTTTATCTGAGAGGTTTCTTGAGAATTTTAAAAAATGGAGGCGTACACAAGAATGGGTACAGGACTATCAGATAGTGGCCGATGATTTGGATTTGGAATTTATGTTCGGCCGAGTGATAACTGAAGATGGATTTGCTGTTAATTCTGGTGAATTTGATGGATTATCAACAAGGGAGTTTAAGGAAAAAATTATTAAATGGCTAGAAGAAAAAAATATTGGTAAAAAACAAATACAATATAAATTGCATGATTGGATTTTTTCAAGACAACGATATTGGGGCGAACCGATTCCTATGGTGTATTGCGAAAAGTGTGGTTGGCAAACCGTGCCAGAAAATGAACTACCAATTGTTTTGCCCGAAATTGACGATTATCTTCCAACCGATGAAGGTGATTCACCCTTGGCTAAAAATGAGAGTTGGGTGAAAACCAAATGCCCGGTGTGCGGCGGCGAGGCGAGGCGGGAAACTGATGTCATGCCCAATTGGGCTGGTTCGAATTGGTATTTTGTTCGCTATACTGATCCGAAAAACGAAAAAATGATGGTGGATCCAGAGCGCGCCAAATATTGGCTACCAGTTGATTGGTATAATGGCGGCATGGAGCATACCACCTTGCATCTTTTGTATTCCAGATTTGTGTGGAAATTTTTGTATGATATTGGCGCCGTGCCGAAAGAGTGCGGCGTGGAACCATACGCAAAAAGAACAGCGCATGGCATGATTTTGGGTGAGGGTGGAGTGAAGATGAGTAAGTCAAAAGGCAATGTGATCAACCCTGATGAATATGTAAAAAAATACGGGGCTGACACGCTTCGGGTTTATGAGATGTTTATGGGACCGTTTGATCAGCCGATTGCCTGGGAGGACAAGAGTGTGAATGGGGTGTATAGGTTTTTGAATAGAGTATGGTCATTGCAGGACAAGCTCCAAGCAAGTTCCAAATCTCAAACTTCAAATTCTAAATTAATTACATTACTACATCAGACAATTAAAAAGGTGGAGGAGGATATTGAGGAAATGAAGTTTAATACGGCAGTGGCGCAGATGATGATTTTCCTTAATGAGTTGGAAAAAACAGAAGAATTATCTCAAGGATTGTGGGAGAAATTTATTTTGATTTTATCTCCCTTTGCGCCGCACCTGGCGGAAGAGTTGTGGCAGAATTTGGGACACAAAGAATCCTTGGTGCATGAGAAATGGCCAGAGTATGATCCAGCCCTAATCAGGGCAGAAGAGTTTGAATTGGTAATTCAAATAAATGGCAAGGTCAGAGAAAGGATTTTGGTGGCAACGGATATTGGCGAGGAAGAGGTAAAAGAGCTAGCTCTCAAGAGCGATAAGGTACAAAAGTGGCTGGAAGGTAAAGAGCCAAAAAAGATGGTTTATATCAAAGGGAAGTTGTTGAGTATGGTAATATAAAAGTAACGTGTAATAAGTAATGAGTAATGT
Encoded here:
- a CDS encoding peptidoglycan DD-metalloendopeptidase family protein, which produces MLKIFSQLASLFSRFFLKITSLLGKNLWLVFFRKILVPFYKVFLFLEKKIKKIFFEDTLSQQLVEYKKSFRQKYIVHTILLIIFLLIIITNLSTKNAYADEFNKNSILAKIFIPENEEEIVEKSNLNKKESGYPKTETILSQLDTLESRKKIDTQETSPENKSLALLSQSGEALIKSNISPFTENGGTVPANQGNTIQTYTVQAGDTLGSIASRFNISINTLLWENNLSIGSYIRPGEKLSILPTNGVTYNIKSGDTLGSIAKKFGSSIEKILSYNNIADAANIKIKQKIIIPDGKPLSSGTLASRSTGSIKNIFSDKPATNADKSFVWPSNSRRITQYFSWRHNAIDIGAKSGSPIYAMKGGRVERAGWSTGYGYNIVVNHGNGVKSLYAHSRKLYVKVGDQVSQGEVLGEVGSTGWSTGPHIHLEIIINGSRGNPLSYL
- a CDS encoding leucine--tRNA ligase, whose protein sequence is MEKYNPQLIEPKWQIIWEEQKLFRAKESASSADGDENKKKFYGLIEFPYPSGDGLHTGHLRSNTAMDIIARKRRMQGYSVLYPIGFDAFGLPTENYAIKKKIKPQEATAKNIATFTKQLKEAGFSFDWSRSFSTTDEDYYKWTQWIFVQMFKHGLAEKKKETINWCTSCKIGLANEEVVNGVCERCGGEVIKKDKEQWVLKITQYADRLIEDLDLVNYLERIKTQQINWIGKSEGASIKFPIFNFQFPNKSQISNSNNQDYLEVFTTRPDTLFGVTFMVVAPEHSIIKNQLAIINNKEEVLNYIEEAKNKSELERTDLNKEKTGVEIKGIKAINPVNGKEIPIFVADYVVMGYGTGAIMAVPAHDERDFEFAKKYGIEIKQVVALKFDDYKRTIKVLEALKEIQDKATEQKLDIWLLGGLASAFVARTIYRVHEDLDLIVKNDSDLNRLKDLLLNLGYIFEGEQNYEDDTQLFDFRSSSGVKVQIGKNQGKLGIENGDFINTRLELAGVTSLVLSERFLENFKKWRRTQEWVQDYQIVADDLDLEFMFGRVITEDGFAVNSGEFDGLSTREFKEKIIKWLEEKNIGKKQIQYKLHDWIFSRQRYWGEPIPMVYCEKCGWQTVPENELPIVLPEIDDYLPTDEGDSPLAKNESWVKTKCPVCGGEARRETDVMPNWAGSNWYFVRYTDPKNEKMMVDPERAKYWLPVDWYNGGMEHTTLHLLYSRFVWKFLYDIGAVPKECGVEPYAKRTAHGMILGEGGVKMSKSKGNVINPDEYVKKYGADTLRVYEMFMGPFDQPIAWEDKSVNGVYRFLNRVWSLQDKLQASSKSQTSNSKLITLLHQTIKKVEEDIEEMKFNTAVAQMMIFLNELEKTEELSQGLWEKFILILSPFAPHLAEELWQNLGHKESLVHEKWPEYDPALIRAEEFELVIQINGKVRERILVATDIGEEEVKELALKSDKVQKWLEGKEPKKMVYIKGKLLSMVI